A single genomic interval of Musa acuminata AAA Group cultivar baxijiao chromosome BXJ3-4, Cavendish_Baxijiao_AAA, whole genome shotgun sequence harbors:
- the LOC135635271 gene encoding probable ascorbate-specific transmembrane electron transporter 1 — protein MRWISTFPPTATENGRSDLYPLLESSDERCKIDGGVTTSLGGRGSLGLIIGFPPRDDSSWHEDRAEDAVVGEEVKKMAGFPSVKAAPFTYASHALALASAAMVLVWCVHFRGGLAFESSNKSLIFNIHPVLMLIGFIIIGSEAIMSYKTLPWNHEVNKIVHFTLHAIALVLGAVGIYAAFKFHNESGIDNLYSLHSWVGLGTISLYGIQWILGFVTFFFPGAPPALRGKSLPWHVLFGLFVYILAVATAELGFLEKLTFLESSGLYKYSSEAFLVNFTALILIFLGASVVISVIAPARADAPRGYSEISEN, from the exons ATGAGGTGGATCTCTACGTTCCCTCCAACAGCAACGGAGAACGGACGGTCCGATCTCTATCCGCTCCTGGAATCATCAGATGAACGCTGCAAGATCGACGGAGGCGTGACGACGTCATTAGGCGGACGGGGTTCTCTCGGCCTTATCATAGGATTTCCTCCTCGCGACGACTCATCCTGGCACGAGGACAGAGCAGAGGACGCGGTAGTTGGAGAAGAAGTGAAGAAGATGGCTGGTTTCCCGTCGGTGAAGGCCGCTCCGTTCACGTACGCATCGCACGCGCTGGCACTGGCCTCGGCGGCGATGGTGCTCGTCTGGTGCGTCCACTTCCGTGGCGGCCTCGCCTTCGAGTCCTCCAACAAATCCCTCATCTTCAAC ATTCATCCAGTTCTTATGctgattggttttatcatcatcgGGAGTGAAG CTATAATGAGCTATAAAACTCTGCCATGGAATCACGAAGTGAATAAAATTGTCCATTTCACTCTTCATGCAATTGCTCTTGTACTTGGTGCTGTGGGTATTTATGCTGCCTTCAAGTTCCACAATGAAAGCGGAATAGATAATCTGTACAGCTTGCATTCTTGGGTTGGGCTTGGGACAATCAGTCTATATGGTATTCAG TGGATTCTCGGGTTTGTAACCTTCTTCTTTCCTGGTGCTCCACCCGCACTGAGAGGCAAATCTCTTCCTTGGCATGTATTATTTGGGCTGTTCGTCTACATTTTAGCTGTGGCCACTGCAGAGCTAGGCTTCCTGGAGAAACTCACTTTTCTGGAGAGTTCAGGCCTCTACAAGTATAGTTCAGAGGCCTTCTTGGTAAATTTCACTGCtcttattttgatttttcttggAGCCTCAGTTGTGATATCTGTTATTGCTCCTGCTCGTGCTGATGCACCACGTGGTTACTCTGAAATATCAGAGAATtag